One stretch of Thiovulum sp. ES DNA includes these proteins:
- a CDS encoding Sel1 repeat protein (PFAM: Sel1 repeat): MLSEAIAFYNQNEFAKALPIFQKLANEKNSEAQFYLGMMYENGEGVFCNIETAKSWYRKASRGRNPDADFRLQSIDQKTNCRC; the protein is encoded by the coding sequence ATGCTTAGTGAAGCAATAGCTTTTTACAATCAAAATGAGTTTGCAAAAGCTCTACCCATTTTTCAAAAACTTGCAAACGAAAAAAATAGCGAGGCTCAATTCTATCTCGGAATGATGTATGAAAATGGTGAAGGAGTTTTTTGCAATATTGAAACCGCTAAATCTTGGTATCGAAAAGCATCGCGGGGTAGAAATCCCGATGCTGATTTCCGACTTCAATCAATTGACCAAAAAACAAATTGTCGTTGCTAA
- a CDS encoding putative ATPase of the PP-loop superfamily implicated in cell cycle control (PFAM: PP-loop family) — protein sequence MKIEISKKLLRVVGKTNAEFSLIGEGDKVVLGLSGGKDSLMLAHILKHVKRHAPFNFEFMAVTVDYGMGEDFSELQKHTEKYEIPHQIYKTEIYEIAKEKIRENSSYCSFFSRMRRGAIYSATEKLGFNKVALGHHLDDAVESFFMNMFYNSTMRSLPPKYEAGNGLEVVRPLIRVRERQLTDGALKAGLPLIGDDACPALRFDIKSPHLRYEMKDMLANLEKQHKDMFGSISRAFSNFHHDSFFN from the coding sequence TTGAAAATTGAAATTAGTAAAAAGCTTTTGAGAGTTGTCGGAAAGACGAATGCAGAATTTTCCCTAATTGGCGAGGGAGATAAAGTTGTTTTGGGGCTTTCTGGTGGAAAAGATTCACTTATGTTGGCACATATTTTAAAACATGTAAAACGACATGCTCCATTCAATTTTGAGTTCATGGCTGTAACGGTGGATTATGGAATGGGTGAAGACTTTTCGGAATTGCAAAAACACACTGAAAAATATGAGATACCTCATCAGATTTACAAAACTGAAATTTATGAAATCGCAAAAGAGAAAATTCGGGAAAATAGTTCGTATTGCTCATTTTTTTCACGAATGCGACGGGGTGCAATCTATTCCGCAACTGAAAAACTCGGTTTTAATAAAGTCGCACTTGGTCATCATCTTGACGATGCAGTCGAAAGCTTTTTTATGAATATGTTTTACAACAGCACGATGAGGTCTTTGCCTCCAAAATATGAAGCAGGAAACGGATTGGAAGTTGTTCGACCACTTATTCGAGTTCGTGAAAGACAATTGACAGATGGAGCATTGAAAGCTGGTTTGCCTCTTATCGGCGATGATGCTTGTCCTGCTCTCCGTTTTGATATTAAATCACCACATTTGAGATATGAAATGAAAGATATGTTGGCAAATTTAGAGAAACAGCACAAAGATATGTTTGGTTCAATTTCCCGAGCTTTTTCAAATTTTCACCACGACTCTTTTTTTAATTAA
- a CDS encoding outer membrane lipoprotein-sorting protein (PFAM: Outer membrane lipoprotein carrier protein LolA): MRKFLLFTLFYLPLFGGDLANLKTLKAEFQQIVESDGKRIAYSGELYIKQPHFILWKYIKPVEKYLYLNGKKLFLLEPELEQVIIKRVDKSLKMLQILENAEKVDEKRYIAKIDERDYLIILDQVGKIKRIIYKDELDNSVSLSLFEVEENGYIPTTKFLPEIPEDFDKIYQ; the protein is encoded by the coding sequence TTGAGAAAGTTTTTACTTTTTACACTTTTTTATCTCCCCCTTTTTGGTGGAGATTTAGCAAATCTTAAAACTCTCAAAGCTGAATTTCAGCAAATCGTGGAGAGCGACGGAAAGCGAATAGCTTATTCTGGCGAACTCTACATTAAACAGCCTCACTTTATTCTCTGGAAATATATAAAACCTGTTGAAAAATATCTATATTTAAATGGTAAAAAGCTTTTTCTTCTTGAACCTGAACTTGAACAAGTCATTATTAAGCGAGTTGATAAAAGTCTGAAAATGCTTCAGATTTTGGAAAATGCGGAAAAAGTTGATGAGAAAAGATATATCGCGAAAATTGATGAACGAGATTATCTAATAATTTTGGATCAGGTTGGAAAAATCAAGCGAATTATCTACAAAGATGAACTTGATAACTCTGTTTCGCTTTCGCTTTTTGAAGTTGAGGAAAATGGATATATTCCAACAACAAAGTTTTTACCAGAAATTCCTGAGGATTTTGACAAAATTTACCAATAG
- a CDS encoding putative 4-hydroxybenzoate polyprenyltransferase (PFAM: UbiA prenyltransferase family~TIGRFAM: putative 4-hydroxybenzoate polyprenyltransferase), whose amino-acid sequence MFQKVAEAYRNFNELIMFQHSIFSFPFIFIAMVISANGWFGWKLLFLGILAGLTARNFAMAFNRYLDIDHDSLNPRTKNRPSVDGRISKNGILFFTIANALGFVAVAYFVNNLAFQLAIPILFILGIYSYFKRFSYFAHIILGISLGLAPISGVVAVEEAIPLWSIFLSVGVLFWVAGFDLLYSLQDIDFDKKFGLHSIPSRFGEKRTMQISAVFHILTVGFWYFAISEANLGVISLFAVFVSAIFLGYEHYLVRKDFRKIDRAFFTVNGYLGIIFFILIVAEKIVEN is encoded by the coding sequence TTGTTTCAAAAAGTAGCAGAGGCATACAGAAATTTCAATGAATTAATCATGTTTCAGCACTCGATTTTTTCATTTCCTTTTATATTTATCGCGATGGTGATTTCGGCAAACGGTTGGTTCGGTTGGAAACTTCTTTTTCTTGGAATTTTAGCGGGATTGACTGCCCGAAATTTTGCGATGGCATTCAACAGATATTTAGACATCGACCACGATTCCTTAAATCCACGAACAAAAAATAGACCGAGTGTTGATGGACGAATTTCTAAAAATGGAATTCTGTTTTTCACAATTGCAAATGCACTTGGATTTGTTGCGGTCGCATATTTTGTAAATAATTTGGCTTTTCAACTTGCAATTCCAATTCTGTTCATTCTCGGAATTTACTCATATTTCAAAAGATTTAGTTATTTCGCACATATAATTTTGGGGATTTCACTTGGACTTGCACCAATTTCTGGAGTTGTTGCAGTTGAAGAAGCAATTCCACTTTGGAGTATCTTTTTATCGGTCGGAGTGCTTTTTTGGGTGGCAGGATTTGACTTGCTTTACTCACTTCAAGATATAGATTTTGATAAGAAATTTGGGCTTCACTCAATTCCGTCAAGATTTGGCGAAAAAAGAACGATGCAAATTTCTGCGGTTTTTCATATTTTGACAGTCGGATTTTGGTATTTTGCAATTTCAGAAGCAAATTTAGGAGTGATTTCACTTTTTGCGGTTTTTGTTTCTGCGATATTTTTGGGATATGAACACTATCTTGTGAGAAAAGATTTCCGAAAAATCGACCGTGCTTTTTTTACGGTAAATGGATATTTAGGAATTATATTTTTTATTTTAATTGTTGCGGAGAAAATTGTTGAAAATTGA
- a CDS encoding Flagellar biosynthesis protein FliP (PFAM: FliP family~TIGRFAM: flagellar biosynthetic protein FliP), which produces MIVFGLLRQALGTQQMPPTQLLVSLALIMTMFIMEPVGKEAYEKGIQPYMEKKIGYEEAFEKSTKPFKMFMIRNTREKDLALFIRMRNMENPKTIDDLSLTIVIPAFVISELKTAFEIGFLLFLPFLVIDMVVSSILMSMGMMMLPPVMISLPFKILIFVMIDGWNLLISNMVQSVK; this is translated from the coding sequence TTGATTGTTTTTGGTCTTCTTCGACAAGCTCTTGGAACTCAACAGATGCCACCAACTCAACTCCTTGTATCTCTTGCTCTAATTATGACAATGTTTATTATGGAGCCTGTTGGAAAAGAGGCATATGAAAAAGGGATTCAGCCTTACATGGAGAAAAAGATTGGCTACGAAGAGGCTTTTGAGAAATCAACAAAACCGTTTAAGATGTTTATGATAAGAAACACACGAGAAAAAGATTTAGCACTTTTTATTCGTATGCGAAACATGGAAAACCCAAAAACAATCGATGATTTATCCCTAACAATTGTAATTCCTGCTTTTGTCATTAGCGAATTGAAAACAGCTTTTGAAATCGGATTTTTGCTATTTCTACCATTTCTTGTTATTGACATGGTTGTGTCATCAATTCTTATGAGTATGGGTATGATGATGTTGCCTCCAGTTATGATCAGTTTGCCATTTAAAATTCTTATTTTCGTAATGATTGATGGTTGGAATCTTCTAATCTCAAATATGGTTCAGAGTGTAAAATAG
- a CDS encoding cysteine desulfurase, NifS family (PFAM: Aminotransferase class-V~TIGRFAM: cysteine desulfurase, NifS family, epsilon proteobacteria type; cysteine desulfurase NifS) gives MKRIYVDNNATTKVDERVVEAMTPYFSEMYGNPNSLHKFGSETHRGVATAIDEVYRGLGATDNDDVVFTSCATESNNWVVKSVWLDYIKNGEKDHIITSDVEHPATLSTCKFLEKEFGVKVTYLPVNSEGVVPVSALEEVITDKTALVSIMIANNETGVIFPIKEMVEVAHKHGALFHTDGVQAVGKIPVNVADLGVDFFSLSAHKFHGPKGVGALFIKSGITLTPLFHGGSQMGGLRSGTLNTPYIVGIGKAMELATSSLNDMNSRVRGLRDKIEDALLELPDTFVVGNRDNRTPNTILISVRGVEGEGMLWDLDKKFGIAAATGSACASEDLEANPVLEAIGADEDLAHTAIRISLSRFTTEEEANYIITSFKDAVNRLRAISSSYATVKAQNA, from the coding sequence ATGAAAAGAATTTATGTTGATAATAATGCGACAACAAAAGTAGATGAGAGAGTTGTTGAGGCAATGACTCCATATTTTTCAGAAATGTATGGAAATCCAAACTCATTACACAAATTTGGTAGTGAGACTCACCGTGGAGTTGCAACTGCTATCGATGAGGTCTATCGTGGTTTAGGTGCAACTGATAACGATGATGTTGTTTTCACTTCTTGTGCTACTGAAAGTAACAACTGGGTTGTCAAATCTGTTTGGCTTGATTACATCAAAAACGGTGAAAAAGACCATATTATTACAAGTGATGTTGAGCATCCTGCGACACTTTCAACTTGTAAATTTTTGGAAAAAGAGTTTGGTGTAAAAGTTACATATTTACCAGTAAATAGTGAGGGAGTTGTTCCAGTTTCTGCACTCGAAGAAGTTATTACTGATAAAACGGCTCTTGTTTCAATCATGATTGCAAATAATGAGACTGGTGTAATTTTTCCGATCAAGGAAATGGTAGAAGTGGCACACAAACACGGTGCACTTTTTCATACGGACGGAGTTCAAGCAGTTGGAAAAATTCCTGTAAATGTTGCGGATTTAGGAGTGGATTTTTTCTCACTTTCAGCACATAAATTTCATGGACCAAAAGGTGTTGGTGCATTATTTATCAAAAGCGGAATTACATTGACTCCACTTTTCCATGGTGGTAGTCAAATGGGCGGACTCCGAAGCGGAACTTTAAATACTCCTTATATTGTTGGAATAGGGAAAGCTATGGAACTAGCGACCTCATCGCTAAATGATATGAATAGCAGAGTTCGAGGTCTTCGAGATAAAATTGAAGATGCTCTTTTGGAACTTCCTGATACTTTTGTAGTTGGAAATCGGGACAATCGAACACCAAACACGATTTTGATTTCAGTTCGTGGAGTTGAAGGTGAAGGAATGCTTTGGGATTTAGATAAGAAATTTGGAATTGCCGCGGCAACTGGTTCAGCTTGTGCCTCTGAAGATTTAGAAGCAAATCCTGTTTTAGAAGCAATTGGTGCTGATGAAGATTTAGCACACACGGCAATTCGGATTTCTCTTTCTCGATTTACAACTGAAGAAGAAGCAAATTATATTATTACTTCATTCAAAGATGCAGTAAATCGACTCCGAGCAATTTCAAGTTCATATGCAACTGTAAAAGCACAAAATGCTTAG
- a CDS encoding Kef-type K+ transport system, membrane component (PFAM: Sodium/hydrogen exchanger family): MGVFITFGLIIAVQILMFHFYRISGLLTGVLFGVIFGPMSLKLLGCQSINYMDSLMTISIFMLVFYLSLTKPGGEFVKRYVMQYKFIALPTILTMLVVYLVNVLYFENFAPEIGIILVLAFGIVSVSVNSIAMRYLKEQGQLKENVCKLFLAKALPNNFFIIAVFVTLISFYGYGDHSFIGFSIATGKTVLFLFIALAISRYVYPRIARFVKGDISILLLLLANALTLSGIAYLMEIHYIIAIFSSTLLIPEVHLKFATVEPIRKKVGILNGYLFVPIFGLAVGLNIDLGILFDYSLFIPFVILTITIWVAQYLFSLLTLRFDGIEKNDTKFITYGSFAKTELALIILLFSVSYGIIDPEIFTASVIVLAMSNLFAWHELHKRG; the protein is encoded by the coding sequence ATGGGTGTATTTATAACATTCGGTTTAATTATAGCAGTTCAGATTTTAATGTTTCATTTCTATCGGATTTCTGGACTTCTCACAGGTGTTTTATTTGGTGTGATTTTTGGACCAATGTCTTTAAAACTTCTTGGTTGTCAATCAATAAACTACATGGATTCATTGATGACAATTTCAATTTTCATGCTGGTTTTCTATCTGAGTTTGACAAAACCTGGTGGAGAATTTGTCAAGAGATATGTAATGCAATATAAATTTATTGCTCTGCCGACAATTCTTACAATGCTTGTTGTTTATCTTGTAAATGTGTTGTATTTTGAGAATTTTGCACCAGAAATTGGAATTATTCTTGTTTTAGCTTTTGGAATTGTTTCGGTTTCAGTAAATTCAATTGCGATGAGGTATTTGAAAGAGCAAGGGCAATTAAAAGAGAATGTTTGCAAACTATTTTTAGCAAAAGCTTTGCCAAATAACTTTTTCATTATCGCAGTTTTTGTAACTCTAATTTCTTTTTACGGCTACGGCGATCACTCATTTATAGGTTTCTCAATTGCTACAGGAAAAACAGTTCTATTCCTATTTATTGCTCTAGCGATTTCCAGATATGTTTATCCACGAATTGCAAGATTTGTAAAAGGTGATATTTCAATTCTGCTTCTGCTTTTAGCAAATGCTCTGACTCTTTCAGGAATTGCTTATTTAATGGAAATTCACTACATAATTGCGATTTTCTCAAGCACACTTTTAATTCCAGAAGTTCATTTAAAATTTGCAACAGTTGAGCCAATTCGTAAAAAAGTTGGAATTTTAAACGGGTATCTTTTTGTGCCAATTTTTGGTTTAGCAGTTGGATTGAACATTGATTTGGGGATTCTGTTTGACTATTCACTTTTCATTCCGTTTGTGATTTTAACAATTACAATTTGGGTGGCACAATATCTTTTCTCACTTTTAACTTTACGATTTGATGGAATTGAAAAAAATGATACAAAATTTATAACTTACGGTTCATTTGCAAAAACAGAACTTGCTTTAATAATTTTGCTTTTTTCAGTCAGCTACGGAATTATCGACCCAGAAATTTTTACAGCTTCGGTAATTGTTTTAGCGATGTCAAATCTTTTTGCATGGCATGAACTTCACAAAAGAGGATAA
- a CDS encoding Flagellar hook-basal body complex protein FlgB (PFAM: Flagella basal body rod protein~TIGRFAM: flagellar basal-body rod protein FlgB) — MELSKAHDFMVSAMNSRATRQKLISGNLSNVDTPFYKARDIAFEKALSNEAKKVFSNENGNDLELANTNGKHLGGTGETPKTPTIFIRDGHGTRNDGNNVDLDVETTEMSKNSVMFKALVSGLRKESNIFRSVVSASEKLN; from the coding sequence ATGGAATTAAGTAAAGCACATGATTTTATGGTTTCCGCTATGAACAGTCGAGCTACTCGGCAAAAACTCATTTCTGGAAATCTCTCAAATGTTGATACACCATTTTATAAAGCTCGGGATATTGCTTTTGAAAAAGCTCTTTCTAACGAAGCTAAAAAAGTTTTCTCAAATGAAAATGGCAATGATTTAGAACTTGCAAATACAAATGGAAAACATCTCGGAGGAACTGGTGAAACTCCAAAAACACCAACAATTTTTATTCGAGATGGACACGGAACTAGAAACGATGGCAACAATGTCGATTTAGATGTTGAGACAACGGAAATGTCTAAAAACTCAGTGATGTTTAAAGCTCTTGTTTCTGGATTGAGAAAAGAGTCAAATATTTTCCGTTCTGTTGTTTCAGCTTCCGAAAAACTTAACTAG
- a CDS encoding Flagellar hook-basal body complex protein FliE (PFAM: Flagellar hook-basal body complex protein FliE~TIGRFAM: flagellar hook-basal body complex protein FliE) translates to MLDIKIGSVPSLGAKEQKIQTMDGQATFTKMLKDQIQDLNHSQKESELAMTDIATGQVKDLHQAALKIDKAEVQMKFMLEVRNKALSAYKEISRIQM, encoded by the coding sequence ATGTTAGATATTAAAATTGGTTCAGTTCCATCACTTGGAGCAAAAGAGCAAAAAATCCAAACTATGGACGGTCAAGCTACATTTACTAAAATGTTAAAAGACCAAATTCAAGATTTGAATCACTCTCAAAAAGAGTCTGAATTAGCAATGACTGATATTGCGACTGGTCAAGTCAAAGATTTACACCAAGCTGCATTAAAAATTGATAAAGCTGAAGTGCAAATGAAATTTATGCTTGAAGTCCGAAATAAAGCACTCAGTGCATACAAAGAAATTTCACGAATTCAGATGTAA
- a CDS encoding Flagellar hook-basal body complex protein FlgC (PFAM: Domain of unknown function (DUF1078); Flagella basal body rod protein~TIGRFAM: flagellar basal-body rod protein FlgC), which produces MSGFLSNFDISGYGLSAQRARVNVISSNIANAQTTRTAEGGPYRRQELVFKAVDFDKEFNKQLSENNELLKYEDPISEGLKGAVAKPPVMSVVVDKVVRDDSEPRMKYDPSHPDANSKGYVAYPNINPVIEMSDLIEATRSYQANVSAFESAKKMANDAISLMS; this is translated from the coding sequence ATGAGTGGATTTCTTTCAAACTTTGACATAAGTGGCTACGGACTTTCGGCACAAAGAGCTAGGGTAAATGTGATAAGTTCAAATATTGCAAATGCTCAAACAACTCGAACAGCTGAAGGTGGTCCATACCGACGACAAGAATTAGTTTTTAAAGCTGTTGATTTTGACAAAGAATTCAATAAGCAATTGAGTGAAAACAACGAACTTTTAAAATATGAAGACCCAATTAGCGAGGGACTAAAAGGTGCAGTTGCAAAACCGCCAGTTATGAGTGTTGTTGTTGATAAGGTTGTGCGAGACGATAGCGAACCGCGAATGAAATATGACCCGTCGCATCCTGATGCAAATAGTAAAGGATATGTTGCCTATCCAAATATAAATCCAGTGATTGAAATGAGCGACCTCATCGAAGCCACTCGATCTTATCAAGCAAATGTTTCCGCTTTTGAGTCTGCTAAAAAAATGGCAAACGATGCAATAAGTCTAATGAGTTAA
- a CDS encoding Protein of unknown function (DUF3365) (PFAM: Protein of unknown function (DUF3365)) has translation MKKILFAVLLTLGANAENFNEIFHTGQNSATTLLKALGGELKAKMKEGNITKAIQFCASNGLPITAKVDEKLGENISIKRISEKNRNPQNVPTEAEAKILKLMEENGSPILTKAGKDTYKYYHPLKIAKPVCLKCHGKGEDMPEQARKTIHSLYPKDKAYGYSKGDLRGAIVVEIRK, from the coding sequence ATGAAGAAAATACTATTCGCGGTTTTGCTAACTCTTGGGGCAAATGCTGAAAATTTCAATGAGATTTTCCACACTGGACAAAACAGTGCGACTACACTTTTAAAAGCACTTGGTGGTGAATTAAAAGCGAAAATGAAAGAGGGAAATATCACAAAAGCGATTCAATTTTGTGCATCAAACGGATTACCAATTACAGCAAAAGTAGATGAAAAACTTGGTGAAAATATTTCAATTAAAAGAATTTCTGAAAAAAATAGAAATCCGCAAAATGTTCCAACTGAAGCAGAAGCTAAAATTTTAAAATTGATGGAAGAAAACGGTAGTCCAATTCTTACAAAAGCAGGAAAAGATACTTACAAATATTATCATCCGTTAAAAATTGCAAAACCAGTCTGTTTAAAATGTCATGGAAAAGGTGAAGATATGCCAGAACAGGCACGAAAAACAATTCACTCGCTCTATCCAAAAGACAAAGCATACGGATATTCAAAAGGTGATCTTCGTGGTGCAATCGTTGTAGAAATTAGAAAATAG